The following proteins come from a genomic window of Montipora capricornis isolate CH-2021 chromosome 9, ASM3666992v2, whole genome shotgun sequence:
- the LOC138016615 gene encoding tetratricopeptide repeat protein 28-like has translation MVDKKLDLLERHMQELSVARKEGDRQGKGLAYFNLGTYYEGTADFNQAITNYREALAIFKEVGFRAKEGAAYRNLGNAYDSLGNFKQAIEYHHQDLNIAKEVGGRAGEGAAYGNLGNAYQSLGNFKQAIEYHHQDLSIAKEVGDKAGEGKAYCNLGNAYQGLGNFKQAIEYHHEDLSIAKEVGDRAREGAAYGNLGNAYQSLGNFKQAIEYHHQDLIIAKEVGDRAGEGAAYGNLGNAYQSLGNFKQAIEYHHQDLIIAKEVGDRAGEGAAYGNLGNAYRRLGNFKQAIEYHHQHLSIAKEVGDRAGEGAAYGNLGNAYDSLGNFKQAIEYHHQHLSIAKEVGDRAGEGKAYCNLGNAYQSLGNFKQAIEYHHQHLSIAKEVGDRAGEGAAYGNLGNAYDSLGNFKQAIEYHHQHLSIAKEVGDRAGEGAAYANLGNAYDSLGNFKQAIEYHHQDLSIAKEVGDRAGEGAAYANLGNAYDSLGNFKQAIEYHHQHLSIAKEVGDRAGEGAACGNLGNAYQSLGNFKQAIEYHHQHLSIAKEVGDRAREGAACGNLGNAYQSLGNFKQAIEYHHQHLSICQETEDPVGLAIACYHIGHVHEFFGSLSKALNYCRLSVYYFDEVRRLLQSEDAWKISFRDTKGFAYTALWTALLKNGEVDEALYAAEQGRAQALADILIMQYSVDENPMMKVTISLVMKDLPSQTVFTALEGNTISFWLLRDDIGINFRQKKIENGTAKSLMKSTLEQINAGVVLRCENRSLERQGSDFSSSRESVEETFQSLSFSVHSLQPLYDVLISPIADLIQGDDLVFVPDGHFCLAPFSAMSDSVRIRVIPSLTALKLITMAPDNFQSKNEALLVGDPCLSEVTYGTGEPMYGQLPCAKKEVDIIGELLQTVPLTGKNATKAEVLRRMKSVTLIHIAAHGDDASGEIALAPNPERTSKIPEEEDYMLSLSDVQAVHLQARLVVLSCCHSGQGEVKSEGIVGIARAFLCAGARSVLVSLWAIDDEATFLFMKSFYQHLADRKSASTALHHAMKSLQETKYYSAIKYWAPFVLIGDDVTFEFGQVEHEKNETMSKT, from the exons ATGGTAGATAAAAAGTTGGACCTTTTGGAGCGGCATATGCAAGAGCTTAGCGTTGCAAGAAAAGAGGGAGACAGACAAGGCAAGGGtttggcttatttcaatctTGGTACATACTATGAGGGCACAGCTGACTTTAATCAGGCCATAACAAATTACAGAGAagcattagccatttttaaggaAGTGGGTTTCAGGGCCAAAGAAGGAGCAGCTTAtcgcaatctcggcaacgcttatgacagtcttggaaatttcaagcaagccatagagtatcaccatcaagatcttaatattgcaaaagaggtagggggcagggccggagaaggagcggcctatggaaatctcggcaacgcttatcaaagtcttggtaatttcaagcaagccatagagtaccaccatcaagatcttagtattgcaaaagaggtaggggacaaggccggagaaggaaaagcttattgcaatctcggcaatgcttatcaaggtcttggtaatttcaagcaagccatagagtaccaccatgaagatcttagtattgcaaaagaggtaggggacagggccagagaaggagcggcctatggaaatctcggcaacgcttatcaaagtcttggtaatttcaagcaagccatagagtaccaccatcaagatcttattattgcaaaagaggtaggggacagggccggagaaggagcggcctatggaaatctcggcaacgcttatcaaagtcttggtaatttcaagcaagccatagagtaccaccatcaagatcttattattgcaaaagaggtaggggacagggccggagaaggagcggcctatggaaatctcggcaacgcttatcgacgtcttggtaatttcaagcaagccatagagtaccaccatcaacatcttagtattgcaaaagaggtaggggacagggccggagaaggagcggcctatggaaatctcggcaacgcttatgacagtcttggtaatttcaagcaagccatagagtaccaccatcaacatcttagtattgcaaaagaggtaggggacagggctggagaaggaaaagcttattgcaatctcggcaacgcttatcaaagtcttggtaatttcaagcaagccatagagtaccaccatcaacatcttagtattgcaaaagaggtaggggacagggccggagaaggagcggcctatggaaatctcggcaacgcttatgacagtcttggtaatttcaagcaagccatagagtaccaccatcaacatcttagtattgcaaaagaggtaggggacagggccggagaaggagcggcctatgcaaatctcggcaacgcttatgacagtcttggtaatttcaagcaagccatagagtaccaccatcaagatcttagtattgcaaaagaggtaggggacagggctggagaaggagcggcctatgcaaatctcggcaacgcttatgacagtcttggtaatttcaagcaagccatagagtaccaccatcaacatcttagtattgcaaaagaggtaggggacagggccggagaaggagcggccTGTGGAaatcttggcaacgcttatcaaagtcttggtaatttcaagcaagccatagagtaccaccatcaacatcttagtattgcaaaagaggtaggggacagggccagaGAAGGAGCGGCCtgtggaaatctcggcaacgcttatcaaagtcttggtaatttcaagcaagccatagagtaccaccatcaacatcttagtatttgcCAGGAAACAGAGGACCCAGTAGGGCTGGCAATCGCATGTTATCATATTGGTCATGTTCATGAATTTTTTGGCTCCTTGAGCAAAGCTCTTAATTACTGTCGTCTAAgcgtttattattttgatgaagttaggcgtcttcttcagtcagaggatgcatggaaaataagctttcgtgacaCAAAGGGGTTTGCGTACACCGCTCTGTGGACAGCActcttgaagaatggagaggttgatgaagctttgtatgctgctgagcaaggacgagcacaggctttggcAGACATTTTAATAATGCAATACAGTGTTGATGAGAATCCTATGATGAAGGTAACTATCTCTTTGGTTATGAAAgatctaccttcacaaactgttttcacagcacttgaagggaacacgatcagcttctggttgctAAGAGATGATATCGGgataaattttagacaaaagaaaatcgaaaatggaaCTGCCAAGTCTCTGATGAAAAGTACGTTAGAACAGATCAATGCAGGGGTTGTTTTGCGATGCGAGAATCGTTCACTTGAAAGACAAGGCAGCGACTTCTCGAGCAGTAGGGAAAGtgttgaagaaacttttcagtCTTTGAGCTTCTCTGTGCACTCTTTGCAGcccttgtatgatgtcttaaTCAGTCCTATAGCGGACTTGATCCAGGGCGATGACTTAgtgtttgttcctgatggacacttttgcctggctcctttttctgcaatgagtgactctgtcaggatccgtgtAATTCCCTCGCTGACTGCTTTAAAATTGATCACTATGGCACCTGATAACTTCCAAAGTAAGAATGAAGCGCTGCTTGTAGGCGATCCGTGCTTGAGCGAAGTCACTTACGGCACTGGTGAACCCATGTATGGACAGCTGCCGTGTGCGAAAAAAGAGGTGGATATAATTGGGGAACTTCTGCAGACCgtgcctcttacaggaaaaaatgcaaccaaagctgaggtgctgagaagaatgaagtcagttaccttaatccacattgctgcacatgggGATGACGCatctggagaaattgctttggccccaaatcccgaACGCACATCCAAGATCCCCgaagaggaagattacatgttatcATTGAGCGATGTTCAAGCAGTTCACCTtcaggcaagactggttgtgcttagttgctgtcatagtggccagggagaggtaaaatctgagggtattgtgggaatagccagggctttcctgtgtgctggtgcccggtctgtactggtgtcactctgggcaatcgacGACGAGGCGACCTTCTTGTTCATGAAGAGTTTTtaccaacacttggcagatagaaaaagtgcaagtacagctcttcaccatgctatgaaatctcttcaGGAGACAAAGTATTATTCGGCCAtaaaatactgggcgccatttgtgctaatCGGTGATGATGTCACCTTTGAGTTTGGGCAGGTCGAAcacgaaaagaatg aaacGATGTCCAAAACGTGA